CCAGGAGAACATTCATGTGCCCCGGCATGCGTCCGGCGACCGGATGGATGGCATACTCGACGGTGCAGCCCCGCGCCTCGAGGAAGGCGGCCAGTTGCGCGACCGCATGCTGCGCCTGCGCCACCGCCATGCCGTAGCCGGGCACAATCACGACGTACTGCGCGCCGTCGAAGATCATGGCGACTTCTTCGGCCTGCACCGACTTGATCCGTCCGGCGTAGACATCCTCGGCCCTGGCCGCCGCGCCGGCGGCGGTCCCCTTGCCGGTCATCACGTTGGCCAGCGAACGATTCATCGCCTTGCACATGATGTTGGTGAGGATAATGCCGGAGGAACCGACCAGCGACCCGGCGATGATCAGCGCATAGTTGTTGAGCACAAAGCCGGTGGCCGCGCCCGCCATACCCGAATACGAGTTGAGCAGGGCAATCACCACCGGCATGTCGGCGCCGCCGACGGGGAGAATGAGGGTAAAACCGAGGATCGTGGCGATGCCGCAGATCAGCCAGTAGTACTCAATGTCATAGGGCGAATGCGCCAGCATGGCGGTCAGTGCCAGCGCCGCGAGAAGCAGGAGGCCGTTGAACACCTGCTGGCCGGGGAAGGCGACCGACTTTTCGCTCATCACCCCTTCGAGTTTGGCCCATGCCACCAAGCTGCCCCACCAGGTGACGACGCCGATCAAACCCGACAGGCCGGTGGCGATGGTCATCTGCAGCGAGGGGTCGCCGGGCAGATGCAGCGCCTCGTGGATGGCCGCGCCGGCGACGAGGACCGAGGCCAAACCGCCGAAGCCATTGAGCAACGCCACCATCTGCGGCATGCCGGTCATCTTCGCACGCAGGGCGAACGCCGCGCCGAGGCCGGAGCCGACCACGCCCCCCAGCAGGATCAATTTGAAGCCAACGATGTGTCGGTCGACCAACGTGGCGACAATGGCAATCAGCATCCCCAGCGCGCCCTGCAGATTGGCGCGCACCGCGGTGCGCGGATGCGAAAGCCCCTTCAACCC
This bacterium DNA region includes the following protein-coding sequences:
- a CDS encoding NAD(P)(+) transhydrogenase (Re/Si-specific) subunit beta, which encodes MREAIINLAYILAATLFILGLKGLSHPRTAVRANLQGALGMLIAIVATLVDRHIVGFKLILLGGVVGSGLGAAFALRAKMTGMPQMVALLNGFGGLASVLVAGAAIHEALHLPGDPSLQMTIATGLSGLIGVVTWWGSLVAWAKLEGVMSEKSVAFPGQQVFNGLLLLAALALTAMLAHSPYDIEYYWLICGIATILGFTLILPVGGADMPVVIALLNSYSGMAGAATGFVLNNYALIIAGSLVGSSGIILTNIMCKAMNRSLANVMTGKGTAAGAAARAEDVYAGRIKSVQAEEVAMIFDGAQYVVIVPGYGMAVAQAQHAVAQLAAFLEARGCTVEYAIHPVAGRMPGHMNVLLAEANVPYDKMKEMDEINPSFAQVDVALVIGANDVVNPVARTDPKSPIAGMPILDVDKAKTVIVMKRSLSPGFAGIPNPLFAADNTLMYFADGKQGVLEILNALKQS